The DNA window GAAGATAGATTGGCTTTGTGCTGTAACAATGGACAGTTTAAAGGCCCTGGTACGGGTCGcatctagaaggtaacccccaaattgcaaaaatttgcaaaaacttaacctaaccttaaccatttgcaGGTTCACCCCGGTAGCCCACTAGGTAGAGCGGGTGCCCCATCAACCAAGGCTGAATTCAACAcacggccctttgctgcatgtcatcccctctctctccccatttCATAACTATCACTGTCAAATTAGAGAAGTCGCCACCTGTTCATGCACCACCAAGTCTTACCCAGATGAGCAGGAAGGGGTCCGTCTCTTCCAGCAGCGAGGCCAGGTAGTTCTGGATGCTCAGCGCCTGGCTCATGTCGCCTCTCACCTTGGTGCAGTCTTCGTGCACGCGCTCTATGACCTGCTGCCTCTCCCTCCTGGTGATCTCCCTCAGAGAGACCACCAGCCTCTTCACCTGGACCTGCAGGTCTGAGCCCAGCCGCTCCACCTGAGTGTTATCCTGCTTCAGAGAATCCTGAAACCGGCCGTGAGAGATCGGTGGTTGGTGCCAGATCAAATCAGCGATTGAGACATAATCAAAACATCTGatccatttacatttacatttgggATCCCTTGTGGGTCATAACTTGAGCAGTACATGATGTACAGAACTGAGAGAGTCATTATGTTGCATCTCCCCTGCAGTTGTTTTTACTCACAGCCATGGTTGAATCAATACTCTCGTGCTCTTTGAGGATTCGCTCTCCGTCTTTCAGCTTCTCCTCTGCTTTGCTGAGCAGCGTCTGGAGAATGACCTGTGGAATCATCACATATatatgagcacacacactcgtgcacatacaaacataaaaacacacacatatcatcGGTCTTCCAGCTGACCTTCAGATCCTCCTCCACCTGTCTCAGCGCCTTCACTTTATGCTCAGCGTGGCCTCCGTCCAGCAGACAgtcaccacacacatacaccccgTCGTCGGCACAGTAGTAGCGCAATATCTCTGCGTGTGTCGGGCACTTTCGCTGGGAGAGGTCCCCCAGCGGGTCCACCAGCAGGTGGGTGCTAAACGCCGGCCTCTCCAGATGGGGTCGAAGGTGTTCGGCACACAGCGACACTTCGCACCTCAGGCAGGTCTTGACAGCCAACGGTGGCTTTCCTTTCTCTGCCGTGGGAGGGCAGCAGTCACACAGCACCTCTCCGTGCTCCTCCTGACACTGGGGGCAGGTAAAGCGACTCCTGCCCTCGCCGTGGCCGCTCCAGGCCTCACGGATGCAGGCGGGGCAGAAGCTGTGACCGCAGGGCAGGGGGTGGGCTTGGCTGAAGAAGTCTCGGCACACAGAGCAGGTCAGCTCTTCCTCCAGGGACGCCATTGTGAGCGGATGAAGGGCCAGtgctgtgtttgtatgtgtcaCACAACGCTACTAACTAAACAGTGGAGAGaaatcaaaaatacattcatGATTTGGATTGCAGTTAGTGATTGTACATGCTGAGTAAGACATCATGTTGTGAGCCTGTGCAACACCAAATGAAAGACATTTGCACATGTTACATGCTGCTGTTACATGTAAGAATACAGTGatgagcagggtctgaaattggcacccgccacccgccaaatgcggacAAAATCGGCAGGCCAtcggcagggaaaacgctacagatgggaatagagaaccggtgGTTCCTAGTTGTCCAAATCCTGGACATCTCATGCCTCCTTGACTATCGATTcttctgtattgatgctttccgacagttacgcatgcacaatgacacaACAGCATACGCACACTGTATCATATTTTTTGGGACCAGAGCCATggcagagagggggaaaaaagcgctcaaaagcatggcgctaGGCATGGCTATTTTTTCCCAAATAACGCAATACTGTGAACAACAACTCTGTGTtaaatcggcaggaggagagtcagtaacgttagctgttagtagccggtgggcagcacagtcctgcattgctaaataacggagctactaactttaacggaggtgccattgagttattattatgattcgttaaagtaagtaaaaatgactattgggcgaaggtaaattctaacttcatcgtgatgcgttcaaatgcaatcttgtAAAGATacgtttttggcgagaaactttaATAGATCCAGTTGTTTgcaggagatgttttcacagcaatataaaatagatattagacatttaattaaagcaaatatttaaataaaaatacaataatttattccCTAATCAgctgaattgtgtttttatgcaatgAAAATAAcccctatagatgacaataacaatgtacagtgctgtgtacagtaccctcctaCCCCCAGAAGCTAtggtgtaattcaaacactggaatttaccatgtttatattgttttttgtttgcataGTGCATagtttcaaaagtggcagataacatGTCTGAAAGgcagacaaaaaagaaatacttgcctgccacagaggcaggcagtgaaaaaagttaatttcagaccctggtgaCGAGTATTGAGCTGGTAGCAAGTGGGAAGTCCTTCTTCGACTCCAACTGTGCATTCAGACCAATAATCCTGTCTACTGGGCTTTTGCTTACCGCGCTCTATGAATAGAATACTTAACAGCCACTATTACTGGGAAAATGTGCGGAGGTTGGACAAAAATAACACCACATAATCAAATGGAAGGAAGTAGGCGATCAATacgtaaaacaaaaaaaaagactcctCACTGTAAGGGTAAAGGGGTTATACTGACCCTAAATGAGCTTTAACTGGCCTCAGACCCATCAGGGGATCAGGAGATCATCCTTGACAACTTGTTGGCCTGATTTCCTCTCAACACGTGCTCCGCTTTTACATGTTTAACCACCAACTCACGTATGATCATCTCAACtgaatgtaatgagaattttaaataaatgtcttgaAGAAAAGTGGGGTTTCTTACCTGTTGGTGCCCTGGTGTTTGCAGACCGTGGCCATCGGTCAGTGAGATGACTGTGGAGGCTAATCCCAACAGATTCACCTCCCCCCTGGTGTCTGCTTCAACGGGTGGCACAGGACTCAGAGAGGTCACATGACCCTGGGATGGGAGGAGGGCACACAGGGGGAAATTATTAAGTAACTTGGAAGTAAACTGTTCTCAGAAGACTTATTTATTTCTAGTGAGTACAGTTTGTACACCCTTTAAACCACCTTGACATCAgctcatttgtttttaatttttagctCATCTTTTTGAACTGTAGAGCAGTGGTCCTATTTAACCCATATTATATATGACATTGTGAGTGGGGAAAACCCTTTCCCTCTGTCTGTAATACACGTCACATGCTtccctgacttttctttttaGGCGTATCTATAACTCTGGCGCCACCCTTTGGACAAACatcatgtttttgtattttagaaTAGCCCAGTTTGTTCTCAATTTTTCATCTATACAACATTTCTTCTGGCTTTATTGtatgtgagtctgtgtgtgtgtgtgctggagaaGGAATTACGTTTGTTTGTTGTTACATATTTATACTTGTATACATAAAAAAGAAGCTGAATTGCTTCCAAAACAACTTTGTCACCAGGAACCTgctcagacctggtattaacatgctcacttatgtctcatatgtTGTTGCAGCCATTTTTGGGGTTgatgccatttgttacacagatttggtgctgaatttaaaagaaatgttaccaatcgagaattgatcaaaataatcaaaaatccctccaaaataccacataaagacaccaagacctcgaggaacaccatagaaaaagccatgctgtgatttggtatcaaaaacctttgacattttagtggttgtaaagtttcatgaggctgtgattatcctagaggtcatttatacagtgaggtcaaattaaaaaaaaatggtctcactacaaagAAATGGCTTctatgaggactaacatcatcacacatgaatacaattaggCGGCTCATTGGATCCGCatgagtctcagctttacagtgatacccaatttatgtaattccaacactgtttagggacccaagtatgcagaaatattaaaacaaatcatttttagagttaaaataactcattTATACTgatagtgggcatgtctgtaaaggggagactcgcgggtacccatagaacccattttcattcacattttgaggtcagaggtcaatgaaCCCCagttgtttccccctgcttccagtctttatgctaaactaagctaatcaTCTTGTTTAAAAGAAATGGACTAATGAAATTGTACAATGAGCCAAAAAACATTAATTGTTTGggtgtatattgtatatataccGTATGTGTTATAGGTTTAACCGCTGACTATGTGGGcgaaatgaaattaaaaataaagagttttcttttgtgtttctagttgatacataaatacatgtggttactgtctttctgtgtcacctgctcacctgttttGCATATTATCACCATGGTGTCAGAGCTGTACTGCttgtttaacaaaataaaatactgatTTGACTTCCCCAATACGTTCATATCGTAATATTCTCCAAGAGAGATACTGTACTCGTTTCCATAATTCTTCTTCTATGGAATGGATGGATCAAAGGttgctgtgttttcatttagcCCTTTTGTGTTCGTGACTCTACAGTTCTTTAGTTTATGTTTGCTTTTGTGTTCGCAGGAAGTGACACAGTAAAATATCTGATGAGCACAACTTTTATCAGATTTTCTGCCGAAGCTAATCACGCACTCTCACCATGAGTGGACATGATAAATAGGAAACACCCAAAAATACCACATCACTGTGAAAAACTGCAGAGCTGAAAGCATCGAGGTAGATACTCTACAGATGTCCAACAACAGCCAGATGACTGGGATACATGAAAATGCTTCACTTCTCTGTGGTAAAGACCCTGTCTACTACACAAACACCTTGGGTATTGTGGTGGACTGGGTGATATTTCTCGTTGGACTACCTGAAGTCTGCCTGGCCTGCTATGCTCTCCTGCGTCTACTCAAGAAGGACAGAGCGGCTCCGATCTTCGCCATCAACCTGCTCCTGTCAGATCTCCTTCAGATCGCGATCACAGTCGTCTTTATCATAAGTCGGTTTTTCGATGCCGCCTTCTACCCCTTCGCCAGGGCCCGCTGCGTCGCACGACTGTTCGTCCGCTTGGGACTGACCTCCAGTTTGGGTTTCATGCTGCTGATTTCTGCAGAGAGGTACTTATTGGTGGCCTGCCCGGTGTGGTACCACACGAAGAACATCGCAAGGTTATCCATCCTGGTCTCAGTCGGCATGTGGACCTTCTCGCTGGCTTACGCCTCTTTTGATAATCTCTTCTTGATGCACACAAGATTCTCCTTATTGATATTCTCCATCGTCTGCCTCCTCCCTGCCCCATTCCTTCTGGGTTTCTTCAGGGCCACGTGGAAAGCCCTCAACAAGAGCATGGCCATGAGACATGACccgaagaagaggaggagagtttTGGGGGTTCTGAGCCTGGTGTTGGGGACGTACACCGTGTTGTTCTTCCCCTTCTGCTTCAGG is part of the Sebastes umbrosus isolate fSebUmb1 chromosome 12, fSebUmb1.pri, whole genome shotgun sequence genome and encodes:
- the trim110 gene encoding E3 ubiquitin-protein ligase TRIM11; the protein is MASLEEELTCSVCRDFFSQAHPLPCGHSFCPACIREAWSGHGEGRSRFTCPQCQEEHGEVLCDCCPPTAEKGKPPLAVKTCLRCEVSLCAEHLRPHLERPAFSTHLLVDPLGDLSQRKCPTHAEILRYYCADDGVYVCGDCLLDGGHAEHKVKALRQVEEDLKVILQTLLSKAEEKLKDGERILKEHESIDSTMADSLKQDNTQVERLGSDLQVQVKRLVVSLREITRRERQQVIERVHEDCTKVRGDMSQALSIQNYLASLLEETDPFLLIWAFQSDDTKLLADLNSPLFIPDTVSLDRKHILEDMESKYREFITGTLRCLSELKRELLTSPLTLDTNTAHPLLSISDDLRSATRVKSRLPCAAHTERFDHWPQVLATQTFTSGTHYWEVEAEGFWDIGVCYRSIGRKGKEGNAFGNNKVSWSLTQQHDRKLAAWHNRRKTRLSYQMTGNRVGVAVDYGAGTITFSEVGPSNNLTHLHTFSATFTQPLSLGFGLYKAELNSHISIVKV
- the LOC119499224 gene encoding lysophosphatidic acid receptor 6-like: MSNNSQMTGIHENASLLCGKDPVYYTNTLGIVVDWVIFLVGLPEVCLACYALLRLLKKDRAAPIFAINLLLSDLLQIAITVVFIISRFFDAAFYPFARARCVARLFVRLGLTSSLGFMLLISAERYLLVACPVWYHTKNIARLSILVSVGMWTFSLAYASFDNLFLMHTRFSLLIFSIVCLLPAPFLLGFFRATWKALNKSMAMRHDPKKRRRVLGVLSLVLGTYTVLFFPFCFRNLYYSLKGDNASDAEDSVRDVSGVLTSALVYLSPLVDALIYIFIRKDVKDTVEAFPCCKTPLMKLREFQDRTTDSSQTETAF